The sequence CTTCGAGGTGGTCCCCAACCTccatcagagcagcagcagtgtctcaAAGAGCCGTCGGAAGGCGCATTTCCCCAGCGGCAGCAATGAAAAGGCAAGTtcgggaggtgctggaggagggggtggTTGGCCATACACCACGGAAGAGCTTCAGTGAGTTAACCAGTGACTCGTTAACAGGGCAATTAATAACAGATCAGGTTTAGGGACAGACAGAAAGTCCCCAGACCTCTGAGGTGCATGTCCAGCATTCCTATCTTCTCTCCTTGGGGTTCATCTAGTTTTGtccttgcagagagcaagggaaCTTAGGAACAGGAATAGGAacaggaattaaccaggttggaaaagaccttcgagatcatcgagtccaaccacgtCCAAGTCtaaacaattaaaccatggcactgagtgcctcatccagtctcctcttaaacacctccagggatggtgactccaccacctccctgggcagcacattccaatggccaatctctcttgctgggaagaacttctccctcacatccagcctaaacctcccctggtgcagcttgagactgtgtcctcttgttctgttggtggttgcctgggagaagagaccaacccccacctggctacaacctcccttcagggagttgtagacagcaataaggtctcccctgatcttcctcttctccaggctaagcaaccccagctccctcagcctctcctcaccaggcagtgctgcagtcccttcatcatcataaacatttcacagtatcacagtataactaaggtgtCTCCTGATCTCTCTACTTCCATTTCTCCCCTCCTGAACATGAACTCCTACTTTCTTCCTTCAAATCGAAAGCAGCCCCAGATATGCTCCAAGCACCAGGGTGTCTGGCCCCTGGGGTAACTTCTGCCCTTTGCAGACACCTTGAGCCCTTGCTACTTTTCCTGCCTCTCCAGGAAAATCTCATCTCATGGATTCCTGAAAACATCCGGAAGAAAGAGTGTACCTACTTTGTGGAAAGCTCCCAGACATCAGATGCTGGGTAAGTAACTCattcccctcctctgccagcaaagcagaaagggtgtttggtgacctaattgtggccttccagtatctgaaggggacttacaagaaggctggggagggacttctcaggatgtcaggtagtgataggactcgggggaatggaatgaagctggagggggggagattcaggctggacgtgaggacgaagttcttcaccatgagagtggtgaagccctggaatgggttgtccagggaggtggttgaggccccatccctggaggtgtttaagcccaggctggatgaggctctggccagcctgatctagtgtggggtgtccctgcccatggcaggggggttggaactagatgatccttgtggtcccttccaacactgactgATACAATGACCAAGCTGCAGCACCAGAAAACCCTACCCTTCTGTCAAGGGAGCTGGTGTCAATGGGAGGAACAAATCTCTTTTTGACTGGTTCTTCACTCTGCTGCATGTCACCACGTGGCTGACATCCCATGTCCCAGTGAGGAACCATTCTGATGCTTTTGCATGCAGTCCTTTCCTTCCATACAGCTGGAACATTTCTGTCCTAAACCTCTACAGGAGGAAACACCTTtcgtttttttctctccttttggctAAATTTCTCCCCAATGTCTTTGTTTCTGCACAAGATGTTGAGCTGGAGGATGAGCTGAGGGTGAGATGCCCCTGTGTGTGGTGTTCTTAATGAGGGCACAAAGACCTCCTGCCTCagctgaggctgtgggagcagctgggctctgccttctGGGTTCAGATGGTTTTCAGCAAGGCTGGTGGTGTGTGTTCCAGGAGGGTTGTGTGCCAGTGCGGCTATCTCAGGGAACAGCACCTGGAAGATGCTGCCAAACCTCCCATCTTCCTGGGGAAGGAATGGGATGCCAGCAGGCACATCCAGGAAATGCCAACAGATGCCTTCGGTGATATCCGCTTCACAGGCCTAGGacagaggctggggaaggtgatGTGGTTTTCACCTCTGTGGTGCAGGGGGAGCCAGCGTTTGGGTCTTGCCATGGCAGATGAAGTGCAGGTGTTTCCCTCAGGAGTGAGAGGGGCTTGGGAAAGTATGGGAATGCCCCAAGGGCAACACAGACCAAGCAGAAGAAGGGGGTGGGACGGGatccctcttctctcccagccctgtACGTGGTCCCCCTCTGAAACCATTAGAGCGACCTTCATGCTGGGAAGCCCCACGCTTCGCGGAGTGGCTGTATTCTGTCCTtgtccttcagttgctcttggGAATGCTGGGTCCCAGGGAAGTGAGTGGGAACAGGGTCTTACACCAAGAGCTGGGACAGTAGCCACAGGACTCTGCTGGAAAATGGCATGGAGAGCCCACAGTTCCTTTCTGGGACAGGAGACATGGTGGTGGAGGTGCCCTGTTAGCCTACCCCTCTTGTTCCCACCCCAAACACGCTTGTGCTCCCTTCCTGCAGTATGTGCGTGTCTCCTCGGACACTCCTCCACGGGTGATCTTCCACCTCATGACGCAGCACTGGGGCCTTGATCCACCCAACCTGCTCATCTCGGTCACAGGGGGAGCCAAAAACTTCATCATGAAGCCAAGGCTGAAGAATATCTTCCGACAAGGGCTAGTCAAAGTGGCCCAGACCACTGGTAAGAGATGCTGAGGTTCTGCCCGTGGTTGAAGTGGGAGAGGGGCTTGCCATCTGGCCGTGACTCAGTGAGGTGGGCTGCTCTGGAGATGCCAAGATGGCCCAGGAGGCCTGTCTGGACTACCACCACCAGGGATGGACCGTTCTTGCTCATTTGGCTCATAGAGGGGTGGACTGAGATGCAACACTGTACTGAAGAAGgcatctcctctgctgccagggcattGTGTAGTGGGCAGGGAAGATGACATCTCGGGgcggagcatctctgtggcccagGTGTTCCTGCAGTCATAGATGCTAGGAGATTGTCATGAGCAAGGATTCCCTTTCCTAAGCCTCTCTCTGCCACCCAGGGGCCTGGATCATCACGGGGGGGTCCCACGCCGGTGTGATGAAACAGGTGGGAGAGGCAGTGCGAGACTTCCTGCTGAGCTGCGGCCACAAGGACAGCGAGATCGTCACCATTGGCATAGCCACCTGGGGGACCGTGTACAACAGGGAGAGCCTCATCTGCCCCATGGTGAGCCAGCCAGAGGTGGAAATGCATTTGCTTtgcctgtgcctgggctgccagggaagtCCAGCCAAGGACCATGGTGGCAGCAGGTGCTTCAAGACATGCCTGtggctggcagccctggtgAAACACGGCCACACCAGAAGGAGTGGGGGTCCTAGGCTGATGTTtgctgagaagtccctctgcctTACCCAGTGTCTTGCATAGGTGCTGTGCTTTTCCTGGCAGGACCTTTGTGGGTGTGAGGGCAAGTGGGGCAAagacagaggagcaggagacaaAGATGCCAttaacacttcaggaggagcaggggtggCCAGTCTGTTCCTGTCCCACATACTGGTTGCTCTGGacatctgctgctcctctgccaggctttggcCAGTGTCCCCTCCTACACCTTCCAGGGTGGCTTTCCAGCTGAGTACGTACTGGATGAGGAGAACCAAGGCAGCCTGTCATGCCTGGACAGCAACCACTCCCACTTCATCCTGGTGGACGATGGGACCCATGGGAGGTATGGGGTGGAAATCCCCCTGAgaaccaggctggagaagttcaTTTCAGAGCAGACCAAGGTGAAAGGAGGTAACAGCAGCATGTAGCCTGGCCTGAGGCAGGGGATGGGCCATCCATTGGTAAGGGGTGCCCATCCAGACCTTTGTt is a genomic window of Dryobates pubescens isolate bDryPub1 chromosome 13, bDryPub1.pri, whole genome shotgun sequence containing:
- the TRPM2 gene encoding transient receptor potential cation channel subfamily M member 2 isoform X2, encoding MAVRGRRTKVLPSELNKVCPERGDDPPTHSRTMSDFEVVPNLHQSSSSVSKSRRKAHFPSGSNEKENLISWIPENIRKKECTYFVESSQTSDAGRVVCQCGYLREQHLEDAAKPPIFLGKEWDASRHIQEMPTDAFGDIRFTGLGQRLGKYVRVSSDTPPRVIFHLMTQHWGLDPPNLLISVTGGAKNFIMKPRLKNIFRQGLVKVAQTTGAWIITGGSHAGVMKQVGEAVRDFLLSCGHKDSEIVTIGIATWGTVYNRESLICPMGGFPAEYVLDEENQGSLSCLDSNHSHFILVDDGTHGRCCHQDPHRVRGPGRRPWDTRYHL